The genomic stretch AACACATTGTACAAATGATGAATGAATAACTCAAAATCTCTTTTTGTTGCACTTTCTGTTGTTAGTTCATTCACAAAGTGACGCTCATTCTGGCTATGCACCCAAAATGCGAGTGACTCAAGTGGTGGTAGTGTGCGGGCATCCGGCGACAGTAAGATTGCACAAATATTCCTGGTTTCCAGTGCATTGCAATGTCCATgaatcatttttttttaatattaggTGATCCTCAGGATGCTGTTCCTATTCACCGCTACACCCAAAGCACAGATGATACTAGTGCGCCAGCATCAGACAACAGTATGATTGCATATCTCTTCTTGGTTGTTCTTGTGATGAATTGCAATGTACCTGGAGCACATTTTTAATTTCCTATTAGGTCATTTACATGGTGATGATCCCACTGAGCAGGCCAAATACAACGTGGGTGAGGCCAGTGGTGCATTTACGCAGCCATTAGGTGATGGTAAGTTGCAGGAGCAGTAGTGCCCTACAATAGGGTTGTacggtgctggacaaaagtttacggaacgcacgagcggcgtattttctcttggcagagacaccctagcggcgagcggaagcgggcaaGTTCACTCGTTCAaagggatggaagagtgcgcttgtggcaaCCCACCGTGGTAgcagtggtaactttgcttttgagtgtaacgaacgccaaaactgtttcgttttcggtctactgcaccgagcacgattggctatcgcgggaaggaagtctctccgctatcggagGGATAACAGGTTGCTAAGGTTGATaacgctaagatgaattgaggtggcaacgggctgcagtgcttagcttttttttcttttttttattatacaaaaacagaagagcgtgtacccttgaacacacacacacacacacaaaaaaaaaaaagaggcgggggagacgatactgtctcaatacttcgtcggcccccctttcgcagcaataactgaggccatgcgcacaggaagggaagcgtatagtcgacggacaaggtccgcgtcttcacgtagcaaggaccactctgcttctataaattcccagagtgcgtccttgctccttgtaggTGTCCGTgtcttgctcatcctattcttcaggacgccccagacgttttcgatgatgtttaagtccgggctctgcgcaggccatgtcagctgcattacgccGAGGTCGTCGAGAGGACGCTGCTCCCCTATGCTCTGGACGGGCCGTTCCCGGTTGGGTGCTACCGTTACCAGCATGATGGCAGCTCCGTCCATCGTAGTAAAACTGTCCAACACCTACTCGACTacctcagcgtaatgcagctgacatggcctgcgcagagcccagacttaaacatcatcgaaaacgtctggggcatcctgaagaataggatgagcaagacacggacgcctacaaggagcaaggacgcactctgggaatttatagaagcagagtggtccttgctacgtgaagacgtggaccttgtccgtcgactatacgcttcccttcctgtgcgcatGGCCTCAGTTATTACTGCGAAaggggggccgacaaagtattgagacactatcgcctctcccgcctctttgtgtgtgttcaagggtataCGCTCTTTAAGCTAGGCACTGTAGGTaaaagctaggcactgcagccccttgtcacctcaattcatcttagcgccctgttatctctccgatagcggtgAGACTCCCTTCCCGAGatagccactcgcgctcggtgcagtagaccgaaaatgaaaccattttggcgttcgtcACACTCGAAATCAAAGTTACCACTAATACCATGgagggtcgccacaagcgcactcttccatccccTCTGAGcgagtggactcgcccgcttccgctcgccgctagggtgtctctgcccagagaaaatacgtcgctcgcgcgttccgtaaacttttgtccagcactgtacaatcACCTGAATTTGCATTATTTTGCCATATTTCAGAATACCATGTTTGTCTTCGAGGACCACCTTGTTCATCATGCATGGCAGCAGTTCACCAAGAGGCTCTGCACAGGATAGCATGTTTGCAAACGGAACTTGAACAGATGAAGCAAAACGAAGCCCGCTTGGAACGTAGCTTAGAAAATGCTAAGTCACGACTTTTAAATGTTGACATCATCAGGGGGTCTACAGAGAATGCAATGTTTTACACTGGGCTGCCAAGCTTCGAAGTATTTTTAAGTTTGTATCGATACCTACACCAAGGTGCAAAAAACATGACCTACTGGGGGCTTACTAAGCGGAAGGACAGTGAACCTCGAGGGCAGTGGAAGGAAACGGAACTTATCGATGATTTTTTTATGGTCCTCACTCGTCTAAGGACTGGCATGGCAGGCAAAGAAATTGCCAGAAACTTTTTGATATCTGAGGGCCATTTCAGTCGTGTATTTACGATATGGATAAATTTTCTTGCTACTGCTCTTGAAAAGTTGACTGTTCTTCCGAGCGTTGAAGATTTGCAGCCCCACTTGCCAAAATTATTCCATGGGTTTGAGAATACCAGGTTACTGCTTGATGCCACAGAGGTTCGTATACAGAAACCGTCCTCATTCAATGCCCAGAGGCAGACTTTCTCAACGTACAAGCATTACAACACATACAAGGCAATTGTTGGTTGTACACCGGACGGCTATATTGCTTTTGTGTCCAAGCTTTGGGGTGGCTCGGTTTCAGACAATATAGTCATTGAAACAAGTGGCATTTTAGATAAACTCCAGCCTGGAGATGCCATTATGGTTGATAAAGGTTTTACTTTCCGTGCACTGCCGCCTGGTATTACATTGTACAGGCCACCATATCGTCAGTTCCATGAGCCGCAGATGAGCCGTGAGGATGTTGCACAAACTAGACGTGTAGCTCGTGCAAGAGTGCACGTCGAGCGAGCAATTCGTAGGGTGAAGTCTTTTCACATTCTTGACCGACCCTTTCCAATAGCAATGATAGATATTGCTGAGCAAGTTTTCCATGTTTGTTGCTTCCTCAGCAATTTTCGGCTGCCACTGATTGGCGATCGTTAGCCAAATAAGCAAAACATGCCACAAGTTCAAAATTTGATGTTACTACAGAACTTGTTCCTTTCATTGtttgcttttgcttttttttttcttcatgggGTTATGTGTGCACCAGTTTTATGATATGTCCATGTTTTAGGCAAGAGGCTTCTTAATATAGTGCAAATGGTCAGTTTCGTTATTTGTTTTATCCGCATCATTTTCCTTGTGCATTTTCCCAGGGTTTGTTACTGAAAGAAATATGTTAGCTTCTATTTGTGGTACACGAAAACCTACTGTTTGAATTCATGTTATTGAAAACTCCTCGTGAAAAGATAAAGAAatgagaagacgacgacgaagcgaGTTCACAGCAGCGGTAAAAGACAGCGTGTACACTTGGATTCCGTGGCGTCTGTTTTCAGCCTATTAGTCTCGATAGCAGCCGCGCTTCAGATTACGCTGCCGATTGCTAGACGGCGCAGTATTTTCCACAAATGGTGGATTCttccctgttgtcccgtttcgtccacgtgttcgtgaaccttccatttttctgtaacgggtctgtagcctagatcactacgttcacataatcccctccacactctaacaaagcagccattcactccggccgtagaagcccgtacggaccctttcttccctccgggctgttgacccacaattcgcatgaacctttaaacacgtcacacctaaccctttaaataccatgccaatgatgaggacggtgcccagaagaagaacagtctctgttcgaaatatcggcggcttctgtcctgaggcaactcccttcctacatctctaccgcttccctggatttctacccatctacttgaGGTAGTAGTTGGGTAGTTTCATctataatcgaatgatgcccgccggtcacattttttatttctcttgtAGCGTCTTCGCCGCCTAAAGACGACGAGCGCCCAGGTCGCTGGAGCGAGCGACGACGAGCGCTCAGCAGACCCGAGCGCGAGCGCCTGGAATAAAACCACTTTCAGTTCTGACACAGAACTAGCTGGTTGTCGGCTCTTTCTTCCGTGGCACCTTTGCCACATTTCTGGTGACCCGCGTTTGGACCTACGCGCTTCTGAGCTAATGGATCCACCCACTGGGGCAGTCCCGTCTCCCATGACTGACCCATCGGCTGAGAACCGTGCCTTGCGCGCAGACGATCCTGCGATCTCGACGGCTGCTACGCCCCTCTGCCTACCTCCCTTTTGGCGACAAAACCCTCGTTCCTGGTTCCGGCAAGTGGAGGCCCAATTTCATCTGCGGCACATCCAATCACAGCAGTCAAAATATTTCCACATCCTTGCTGGCCTCCCTCCGGAAATCGCGGCGGAGTTGGATGACGTGCTCGCTACGGTTCCTGTTGAACGCGCCTATGACGTTCTGAAGGCCGCCATCTTGAAGCGAATGGAGGTGTCTGAACGCGCGCGACTCCAACAGCTCCTTAACGAGGAAGACTTGGGCGACAGGAAGCCTTCGCAAATGTTGCATCGGATGAGACAACTTCTCGGGGACTCTTCCACTGACGTGCAACAGCCCCTTTTGCGTGAGCTGTTTCGTCAGAGGCTCCCCCAGGCAACGCGAATGGTTTTGGCTGGCTCTGAGGACCTAACGTTGGACAGGCTGGCTTCATTGGCAGACCGAATTGCTGACTACTCCGCACCTCAGAACAGCCGCCTACCCTTGCTGCGGCTACGACGTCCCAAGCCTCGCGATTAGACCGGCTCGAACAACGATTGGAGCAACTTACGGACGCCTTGCAGTCCCTTACTACTTCCCAGCGCCCAAGGCTTCGTCGCCGTTCTGCTTCGAGATCCTCATTGCGCCGCACCCCTTCACCCGCTGCCCCAACACCTCCCGATGCCACCCAGACCGGGGCTCGTCTCTGCTGGTACCACCACCGCTTTCGCCATCGTGCCCAGCACTGTATCCCGCCCTGTGCGTGGCAGGGAAACCAACGGGCCGACCCCTGATGACGGCAAGTGGTTCCTGCCCTGTTTCCAGCCGTCTCATCATTCGCGATCGCATTGCGGGATACGGCCTCCTTGTCGACACTGGCGCGGAGATCAGTGTTATCCCGGCTTCTGCTGCTGACCGTCGCCGTGCTCACCCTGGCTCTAACCCCAGCGTACACTGGTCCCCACCGCTTATTGGCGCAAGATGAGAAGACGGTGACGGTGAGTCGACATCAATGGCCGCCCGGAGGTACTCACGAAAGATCGAGTCAAGCTCGCCTGCTTCGACGCACTACTCTCTCCCGTCCATCTTCCGGCGTCGCCTCCACCTTTCCCGGTTCCCCGATCACTACCCTCCTCAAGAAAAGTCTCCTGGCATTCTCCTCTGGTTACCTACCAGTCTAGGGGGGGAGGCCTGTAGCGTCTTCGCCGCCTAAAGACGACGAGCGCCCAGCTCGCTGGAGCGAGCGACGACGACAGCTCAGCAGACCCGAGCGCGAGCGCCTGGAGCAAATCACTTTCAGTTCTGACACAGAACTAGCTGGTTGTCGGCTCTTTCTTCCGTGGCACCTTTGCCACACTCTCGAAAAAAGTATATGTTATCCCACgcacaaagagatgcaaaaggtggctgaccgcaggtctctgcTATATTTTATTCTCCAtccacggcgcttcgaagcaaccggcgtgatttcgcggctaaattttttccaactttgtgaccttgtatctcttgaacgagatgtcccatttgaacgaattgttttttgctgagagactggatggtgcacgttccaccgcgggctattaaatttatatgatcaagagaaaagtatacaaaaaaaatcccgaaaacgcaGCAGAGAACCGTTTTACCGCacgtttggaaggtcatggccgCGGCGCGggatctccgactgtgatgttcttcgCATGAGCAGGAAGATACTTCTTTGCTCTTTAGTTTGACGTCAAACACATTGCTTTAGCTCCAGCCATTATCCCGTAACAATGCCGTGAACACAGAAGGGTaggggaaaattctcattttcgcggCGGTTTTTACCCAAAACGGGCATCTTGAAATTTTCCAATATTTCGTACTAACATAGCtgagacatagctctttcacgatatgcaataaaatgtttgcttattttggtcccagAGGGCGCGCaaattttttttcgcacccctattgggcagcgctcgcaggggtcagacagacatacaaagagtggactttttttttgctttcagtgagggtgccgtcatgccgaaggccgactacagtaatatgcacagatcactgtgacgttcgcagacaagcaaaagttGGTTACTTAGGCTTTCCCACCCGGTTAATCCCTTCAAGATTACgtgcttgaaggaaatcggacCTGGGAACATgacatttgtaaatactgcggctttgccgaaccgaagcgcGAGACGTCTATTCTATTGTAATTTTGTTTCGTTATTTGCTCGTTTCTTCTACTTTGTCTACTACGGGTGCCTCAGTGGGCTCACACCAATATCTTGCTCTGATATGCTCCTGTTCACAGTCTGCACAATTTCGGTGGGGTCGGTGAAGTCAGCGTAATCAGGGCTTGAAGCCGGAGGATCTTGTTCACGTGAAGGCCCTGCCTCGGCAACCTGCAGTCGAAACGTGTTGTAGCAGTTCACACATATTTCGTCGGTGTCGTGGACATGAACTGCCTCCGAGGTGCTCAAGATGGTATTTAAAAGCCCTGATCCTATCAACGATTCCTCCCGGACGTTCTTGTTCCagagtactttttttttttttttgtcgttgaGTGTAGTCCATGCAGTGTAGTCGACTTCTGGTGTGGCTACGGCTGGTCATGGGGAGCGCAGAAGTACATGCTACgcagacgacaaaacgaaaTCCAAACGTAGGATCGAGGAAAGCAAGGCCCTTGTCTTAAAATGTGGACGGCGGCGGGAACCCCGTAGACGCCTAAAGACCATCTTTTCCCACGCAGCACCCCGACTTTCTCACCCATTCAAATAATATTTCTAAAAGGAGTTCACCTTGAAGAAATAAGGCACCGGACATGTCCTATCATTCCCAGGAAGACAAGGCAACCAGTCCTTGGGCGATCTGTCGGCATCGTGGCATATCACCTGAGTGTTTCAAATTCCGTCTTTGTTCACAAGTAgaagaaaccagcaaataacaaaacaaaattacaagagaatAGACGTCTCGCGCTTCGGTTCAGCAAAGTCgcagtatttacaaatgtcATGTTCCATGCccgatttccttcaagcacGTAACAGGCAACAGTCTTGCAGTATTTCAACAACTCCACAGGGATTAACCGggtgggaaagcctaagcaacgaacttttgcttgtctgcggacatcacagtgatctgtgcatattactataATCGGCCTTCGGAATGACGGCACcctcaccgaaagcaaaaaaaaaaaaaatcaaggggTGGGGTAGAAGTCCACTCTTTGTACGTCTGTCTGACCCGTGCGAGCGCTGCCCAATaggggtgcgaaaaaaaaaattgcgcgccctCTGGGACCAAcataagcaaacattttattgcatatcgtgaaagagctatgtctcaGCTACATTAGTACGAAATATTGGAAAATTTCAGgatgtcctttttgggtaaaaactgccgcgaaaatgagaattttcccctACCCTTCCGTGTTCACGGCGTTGTTACTGgataatggctgaagataaagcaatgtgtttgacgtcaaacgaaagagcaaagaatgatCTTTCTTCTCATGCaaagaacatcacagtcggGGATCTAGCGCCGcggccatgaccttccaaacgtgcggtaaaacggttctctgttgcgttttcgggatttttGTTCGTATACTTTTCCTCTTGACCATATGAATTTAATAGCCCCCGATGGAACGTGCACCATCCAGTctctcagcaaaaaaaaaaaaaaaatcgttcaaatgggacatctcgttcaagagatacaaggtcacaaagttggaaaaaatttaagccgcgaaatcacgccggttgcttcgaagcgccgtggacggagaagaaaatatagcagagacctgcggtcaggcaccttttgcatctctttgtgggtgggataacatatatttttttcgacagaaataaaaaaatgtgaccggcggccgtcattcgattataaatgaaactacccagttGTTTTTGTTGATGTTGTGGTTGTTGGGGAAAGGATGGACACAGTTGACGGTGCCGCTGTAGAACTTGTGCGTGATGAAAGATTGTGTCAGCGACTATCATCCCCTAAAGGTACAAAATTTAGAACAAACATAGCAATCATCAAGCACATTCGGCTTACATTTTTTTCCACGAAACGGTCCACTTCGTTGAGGGATGGCCCTTGCGGGCTTGCAATAATTCCTACGAAGACTGTCTTTTTATAATTGACACCGCTCTCCTCTTTCTCTCCGTCTTGCCGGAGTGAAATCGACGCTTGCGTTCCaagctccacctttttttctgtCGCAACCTTGGTTCCGATGCACCttgattgttgttgttgtcaccgtAACCATTGTTTCGAAACTCGTTGCTTgtacatgatggcaattgatgttctgaggctggaacacagaaggtGAGGGTTCGTGTCCAGCTTCCTTTTTTCATCACGTTGCTTGTGTTTGTTGTAACGGTTGTTTCGAAGCACGTTACCAcgtgcaaaaataaataaaaaataaaggagGGTCTAGGATGAAATCAAAAGCACCGTTAGGAAGacaacatttttttaaagagtatCCTAACCTAGCGTCCTCGCCCTACGTCCTCCGCATCATCCTCCGGGTCGTGGACCATCAGCCTGCTAATATAGAATCACGAGAGTGATTCTCCTgtcgaaaataaaataaataaggaGCTTACTGGATTACGAATTGGGGTCCGCTTCGCCTGTGCGCGTAGAGATTCCACTGGGAGATCAGTGCGTGCATAATCCCCTCGATCATTCCAGTGGTTAGGAGGATGCCCTTATCGTCATCAAGGTCGGTGAGGTCATCCACCAGGCTTCTGGACACTACGAAAAGCTCCTGATCTGCAGGGTGACGATGCAGACCACTGCTCTCCCATTCCGCACTGTAGTAGGCGAGGAGGATGGTGTTGAGGGCCTCCTCAATGACGTTGTCCATCAGCGagcgagcgagagagagagagaagacaaAGGAGGACAGGGAAAATTTTTATTCAGTATGTACATATACATTTAATCTGTACATATACATTTAGTCGAAGCGCCAACGGACTGGTCCAGCGGTTCCATCGCACGCTCAAGACCGCTTTACGTGCCGCTGAAGACCCGACCCATTGCAGTGATGGAACTGCCTCAGAGCCCACGGGCGCTGGCGCTGGCGCACAAAAAAGCTGCATTTGGCGCAGAATTTCACAGAATGGCGCACCTCCGCCATATGTATCCCACTGCGTCCCACCGCAATACGTCGTGTTTGCAATGCATACTCTCCACTTTATGGCGAATATCGGGGTTCAGGACATCTGGGAACAATTATCGGCACGTACGGTTTAAGTCCTGAAAGCTCAATTTCTCGCGCTCTCCTTACGCGCCTACACTCTGCGAGCACGCGCGATGTTACGTAGTAGCGGAAAGCGTGGAGCGATCCATAGTACAGGCGCTGGCAACTCCGGAATCAGCGTCGTCAGTTATTCCCATCCACAATTAGTTAAAACGCGGTTGTTTAAAAACAACTCCCATGCAAACGAGCCAATATTCCATCGCAGGCACGTGGCATGCCCACATGTTCGGTAAATTTGTACAGCCATTCTCTTTGAAGTACAACAACGTAATATTCGGTTCAGCAGTGACATCCCGGCAGTTTAAGAATCTTCGTCGACTTGGCGGGCTCGGCCGAAACGACACGGCTTGACTCGGCTTTGCTGTCCAGAGGCATCACGAGAATAGACAGGGCGCAGGAGCATCGCTCgcggtttttgtttcgttttcatgcATCCGAACCGGGGCATCTTTGTTCGGCACAGCTGTGGCGCAGAATTAGGGAAAATTGCTTTTTCGGCGCAGGGTGGCGCAGGCAATCCCAAATGGCGCACTTTGGCGCAAATGGcgcagcagttccatcactgccATTGGGTCGAGCGCTTGCCTTTAACGCTCCTTGGCATTCGCGCAACCTCCACGGTAGACTGTGGCGTTGCACCATCCACCCTGGTCTTCGGGTCTGCCTTGCGTCTCCCAGGGCAGTTCTTCGACGCAGCGACTCTAGCCCAGCCCGCACCCGACCCTCTTCACTTCGCCACACGCCTCGAAGAACATGTGGCTGAGTTTCGCTCGCCAGTCCCACGCCATTCATCTTCTCGTCCGATATTCGTGCACCCAGACCTTTCCACCGCCACCCATGTCTTCCTTCGCCACGACGCCATCCGCCGTCCACTCCAGCCTCCTTACGACGACCCCTTCCTGGTGCACTCGGCAAGACAAGACCCTCAGCCTCAAATTTCCGGGTCGTCTCGAGGTCGTGTCGATAGACCGCGTCAAGCCGGCATTCCTGGACACTTCTCCAGCACCGACTCCTCGGCTCCTGTCCCCTCGCCCTTAACCCCCGCAAGCTGCCCTCCCAGCTCCGCGGTGCGTCCATTGGGCTCCAGACTCCCCGCAAATTCACACCTTTCCCGCTTCGTACCCATCCGGAAGTCTGCGGTGACGACCCAGCCGTGCGCGGCCTTCCCGACTTCCACCACGTCTTCCGGCCTTGCCTTCGTCAACCTCCGGTCTAGGCGGGGGGCCCTTGTGGCGGCACCTGCTGACAACAACGAGCCCAGTCTCTGCCCTGCTCGTGCTGACTGTTCATGCGATTATTCGTTAGTTGAGATCCGGCACCCACACAGTAAAGTGGTTGTTGCCTTTGTCTCCTTTATTGTCGTGCCTTGACTTCGCGACAAGTCGACCAGGTCGacgtctcctcctcctccttcctccCCCTCATGTTCTTCGAGGGTCCATGGGTCGTGCctatagaaataaataaaaataatgaaCATCGAACAAGAAAGATCTCTCGGAAAACTTACAGGATTTGTGTGCGCATCCACCGTTCGAGGAAGTCTCTCCATCCCGCACAGCTCACTTGGTTCCACTGAGTGGTGAGGGACCAGAGGAGGTGCCCTGCGGCCCCAAAACTTTGGGGAAGAGTACCTTCAAAATAGAGCTCCGCCTCTAAGTCTCGGGGGAGTCTAAAAATAGCTCTCCGTCCAGTCCCCGATGCATAGCAATCTACGTCCACTCAGTCACGTAATACCCCATGAATATAACCACAGCCACCGTTGCGTCCTGAATTTCGACGTCCTCACTGAACGTGAAGCACTGATAGATAGAAGGTCTCCACGTCCATGCGGGGGACGTCGCACCCCGTCGCCGGTATCAGTTGGAAAAACAGTTCTACCACTGCGATTACTGTAAACCCTACAGAAAtgcatgaaataaaataaataaataagacgCTATACAATGGCGAACAGACTTACCGTACGGGGACGGATGTGGACCAGGAGGTCCAAGATGGACTCGAAACGACGAGGCATATcgcttggttggttggtggaaGGCAGGGAATAGAGGATGAGGTGACAAGAGG from Ornithodoros turicata isolate Travis chromosome 4, ASM3712646v1, whole genome shotgun sequence encodes the following:
- the LOC135392240 gene encoding uncharacterized protein LOC135392240, which produces MDPPTGAVPSPMTDPSAENRALRADDPAISTAATPLCLPPFWRQNPRSWFRQVEAQFHLRHIQSQQSKYFHILAGLPPEIAAELDDVLATVPVERAYDVLKAAILKRMEVSERARLQQLLNEEDLGDRKPSQMLHRMRQLLGDSSTDVQQPLLRELFRQRLPQATRMVLAGSEDLTLDRLASLADRIADYSAPQNSRLPLLRLRRPKPRD
- the LOC135392239 gene encoding uncharacterized protein LOC135392239, translating into MAGKEIARNFLISEGHFSRVFTIWINFLATALEKLTVLPSVEDLQPHLPKLFHGFENTRLLLDATEVRIQKPSSFNAQRQTFSTYKHYNTYKAIVGCTPDGYIAFVSKLWGGSVSDNIVIETSGILDKLQPGDAIMVDKGFTFRALPPGITLYRPPYRQFHEPQMSREDVAQTRRVARARVHVERAIRRVKSFHILDRPFPIAMIDIAEQVFHVCCFLSNFRLPLIGDR